CGCTGGACGGACGCGTACAAGCGGACGATCCGCGACAGCCGTGTCCTGGGCACGGCGACGCTCGCCGAGGCCGTCGCCTCGATGGACGAGCCGCCGCGGGTCTTCGTCAACGGCAGCGCGATGGGCTACTACGGGGAGACCGGCGAACGGACCGTGGACGAGGACGCTCCGGCCGGGGACGGCTTCCTGCCGTCGGTGTGTGTGGAGTGGGAGGCAGCCGCGGGCACCGCCCAGGAGGCGGGCGTACGGACGGTCTTCGTGCGGACCGGGCTGGTGGTGGCGAGCGGCGGCGGTGCCTGGGGCAAGCTGTTCCCCCTGTTCAAGGCGGGCCTGGGCGGGCGGATGGGCGACGGCTCCCAGTACTGGTCGTTCATCGCCCTGCACGACGAGGTGGCGGCGATCCGGCATCTCATCGACACCGACGGCCTGTCCGGGCCGTTCAACCTGACCGCGCCGCAGCCGCTCACCAACCGGGAGATCACCGCGGCGATGGGGCGTGTGCTGCACCGGCCGACGCTCTTCACGGTGCCCGCGCCCGTTCTGAAACTGGTTCTGGGCGAGATGTCCGGGGACGTGCTCGGCAGTGCGCGGGTGCTGCCGAAGCGGCTGCTGGAGTCCGGGTTCACGTTCGCGTTCCCGGAGATCGACGACGCGATCCGGGCGGCGCAGGCCTGACCCCGCCTCCGCGCCCCTGACCCACCTCCCGGATGACCGAGTGCGACCGCATGCGACCGCTGTGCGACCGTGCCCTGTTCATGCGCGACTTCCGCCTGCCGTGAGCCGCCCTACTCTCGATCCGAACTCGCTTATCTCGTAAGCCTGTTGGGGCAAGGGTGCCCTGGCCGGCCGCGTCACCGCGATCGAGGGAGGGCACGTGCTTGAGCCCGCGTACCAGGCGGACGTCGTCATCGTGGGAGCCGGGGTCGCCGGACTCGCGGCGGCCCATCGGCTGACCAGCGCAGGAGTAACGACCGCGGTCCTGGAGGCCGCCCCTTACGTCGGCGGCCGGATGGCGACCGAGAAGGTCGACGGTTTCCGCCTCGACCGGATCGGGCAGCTGCTGTCCACGTCGTATCCCGAACT
This genomic interval from Streptomyces sp. B21-083 contains the following:
- a CDS encoding TIGR01777 family oxidoreductase, with protein sequence MERSRIAVAGASGLIGTALVRSLTADGHEVARLVRHAPRTKDEVRWDPQRQTIDAAGLAGCTAVVNLAGAGVGNRRWTDAYKRTIRDSRVLGTATLAEAVASMDEPPRVFVNGSAMGYYGETGERTVDEDAPAGDGFLPSVCVEWEAAAGTAQEAGVRTVFVRTGLVVASGGGAWGKLFPLFKAGLGGRMGDGSQYWSFIALHDEVAAIRHLIDTDGLSGPFNLTAPQPLTNREITAAMGRVLHRPTLFTVPAPVLKLVLGEMSGDVLGSARVLPKRLLESGFTFAFPEIDDAIRAAQA